One Borreliella chilensis DNA window includes the following coding sequences:
- a CDS encoding 16S rRNA methyltransferase (catalyzes the methylation of the N4 position of C1402 on the 16S rRNA), giving the protein MNNSISHFPVLLDAICKLVEDLRVEDNLIYIDSTLGEGGHAKSILEKYDFLSLVGIERDSQILDRAKQFLFMFEKRITYFNDWFDDFFINYPLSAKANFILVDLGISMFHYKYSKKGFSFLEDEPLDMRLCSSSCSISAAEIVNTFTKEDLEDLIYNLSNEHYSRKISKAIVEYRKIKKIQTTKELQSIISKAYPFSKVRINPATKTFQALRIYVNDELARLKRSLPLWIENLAKDGILAIITFHSIEDRIVKDFFRSLNCDLYAKISKKPIKPSFDEIKKNKPSRSAKLRVVKKIL; this is encoded by the coding sequence ATGAATAATAGTATTTCCCATTTTCCAGTACTTCTTGATGCGATTTGTAAGCTTGTAGAAGATTTACGCGTAGAAGACAATTTAATATACATTGACTCCACTCTTGGGGAAGGTGGCCATGCAAAGTCTATTCTTGAGAAATATGACTTTTTAAGTTTGGTTGGAATTGAAAGAGATTCTCAGATTTTAGATAGGGCAAAGCAGTTTCTTTTTATGTTTGAAAAGAGAATTACATATTTTAATGATTGGTTTGATGATTTTTTCATCAATTACCCTTTAAGTGCCAAGGCTAATTTTATTTTGGTTGATCTTGGTATTTCTATGTTTCATTACAAATATAGCAAAAAAGGATTTTCTTTTCTTGAGGACGAGCCTTTGGATATGAGACTTTGTTCTTCTTCTTGCAGCATTAGTGCGGCTGAGATTGTAAATACTTTTACTAAAGAAGATCTTGAAGATTTAATTTATAATTTAAGCAATGAGCATTATTCTAGAAAAATTTCTAAAGCTATTGTAGAATATCGAAAAATTAAGAAAATACAAACTACAAAAGAGCTTCAATCTATAATAAGCAAAGCTTATCCTTTTTCAAAAGTTAGAATTAATCCAGCTACAAAAACTTTTCAAGCGTTAAGAATTTATGTAAATGATGAGCTTGCTAGACTTAAAAGGAGTTTGCCTTTGTGGATAGAAAATTTAGCCAAAGATGGAATTTTAGCTATTATTACGTTTCATTCGATAGAGGATCGTATTGTAAAAGATTTTTTTAGAAGTTTAAACTGTGATTTGTATGCTAAGATTTCAAAAAAGCCCATTAAGCCAAGTTTTGATGAGATTAAAAAAAATAAGCCTTCAAGGAGCGCTAAACTTAGAGTTGTGAAAAAAATTTTATGA
- a CDS encoding inorganic polyphosphate kinase (catalyzes the phosphorylation of NAD to NADP) encodes MKNKILLCINTLKSGSSILGSDIKVYLETKYFVEVVLIDVSKPLVSFPRENFLFLITLGGDGTVLLAVNLLLENKNFNIPIISINMGKVGFLADIKIEDFKKVIDRFFNNSLVINKKFLLHVAVYQQGKDVISKYALNDIIIRSSVLNKMIYVDLKVNSESFLSYKSDGVIVSTPTGSTGYSFSAGGPILEADLEGFLLTPISPHSVYNRSFVFSKFSKLSLSFSKEYFVGSVSIFLDGINFGPFGVDVVFEFEISAQSLNFVSFCTDTFVKRLKNKLL; translated from the coding sequence ATGAAGAATAAAATTCTTCTTTGTATTAATACTTTAAAGTCGGGATCTAGTATTTTGGGAAGTGATATTAAAGTTTATCTAGAGACTAAATATTTTGTTGAGGTGGTATTAATAGACGTTAGCAAGCCTTTAGTTTCTTTCCCGAGAGAAAATTTTCTTTTTTTAATAACTTTGGGAGGAGATGGAACAGTTCTTTTGGCTGTTAATTTGCTTCTTGAAAATAAAAATTTTAATATTCCAATTATTTCGATTAATATGGGAAAGGTAGGGTTTTTAGCAGACATTAAGATTGAAGACTTTAAAAAAGTCATAGATAGATTTTTTAACAACTCTTTAGTTATTAATAAAAAATTTTTGCTTCATGTAGCAGTATATCAGCAAGGTAAAGATGTAATTTCTAAATATGCTTTAAATGATATTATTATTCGCTCAAGCGTTCTTAATAAAATGATTTATGTAGATCTTAAAGTTAATTCTGAGAGTTTTTTGTCATATAAAAGCGATGGAGTAATTGTATCTACTCCAACAGGTTCAACAGGATATTCTTTTTCAGCAGGAGGACCTATTTTGGAAGCAGATCTTGAGGGATTTTTACTTACACCTATTTCTCCCCATTCTGTTTATAATCGTTCTTTCGTATTTTCTAAATTTAGCAAACTATCTCTTTCTTTTTCAAAGGAATATTTTGTAGGATCAGTATCAATTTTTTTGGATGGAATTAATTTTGGTCCTTTTGGAGTTGATGTTGTTTTTGAATTTGAAATTTCTGCTCAAAGCTTAAATTTCGTTTCATTTTGTACAGATACTTTTGTCAAGAGATTAAAAAACAAATTATTGTAA
- a CDS encoding chemotaxis protein CheW, translating into MLRKEKSKDRKSQLQVAGFKIGKESYGVSIEHIREIIKVPSEGVYAIPNVPEYIIGIYNLRGSIIPLVNLNIRFGVPSISVTEEDMLLTGYLIVKIKNKLLGIFVDRVLKVISFDDSRIQEPPATLQTLDRRYISGVVKLDEADNLESEYLVLIDIAKIFDKGEFDNIPYKDQNEE; encoded by the coding sequence ATGTTGAGAAAAGAAAAGTCTAAGGATAGAAAGTCGCAACTTCAAGTTGCAGGGTTTAAAATAGGTAAAGAAAGTTATGGGGTTTCAATAGAGCATATTAGAGAAATTATTAAAGTTCCATCGGAAGGAGTTTATGCTATACCAAATGTTCCTGAATATATTATAGGCATTTATAATCTTAGAGGTAGCATTATTCCTTTAGTTAATTTGAATATTAGATTTGGGGTTCCTTCTATTTCTGTAACAGAAGAGGATATGCTTTTAACAGGATACTTAATAGTTAAGATTAAAAACAAACTTTTGGGTATTTTTGTTGATAGGGTTCTTAAAGTTATTAGTTTTGATGATTCTAGAATTCAAGAACCACCTGCTACTTTGCAAACTTTAGATAGAAGGTATATATCTGGAGTTGTAAAACTTGATGAGGCTGATAATCTTGAGAGCGAATATTTAGTGTTAATTGATATCGCGAAAATTTTTGATAAAGGTGAATTTGACAATATTCCCTATAAAGATCAAAATGAAGAATAA
- the rrmJ gene encoding 23S rRNA methyltransferase (Specifically methylates the uridine in position 2552 of 23S rRNA in the fully assembled 50S ribosomal subunit), with protein sequence MRRLDDEYSQKARREGYLARSVYKLMEINEKFSLFSYGNVLDIGASPGSFSQYAYKKLKKGILVSVDINDIGLSYVDNFYFIKGDIFSDDTVFKINSLGPYSLIISDAAPRTTGNRLVDTSNSFNLSMKIIDLSLEVLLEKGSLLVKVFQGGDEMQIFKRFEKYFKFVKKIRPKAVRKNSFEIYFLGKIFGK encoded by the coding sequence ATGCGTCGCTTGGATGATGAGTATTCTCAAAAAGCTAGAAGAGAAGGCTATTTGGCAAGGTCTGTGTACAAGTTGATGGAAATTAATGAAAAATTTTCTTTATTTTCTTATGGTAATGTTTTAGATATTGGTGCATCGCCTGGGAGTTTCTCTCAATATGCATATAAAAAGCTTAAAAAAGGTATTCTTGTGTCTGTTGATATTAATGATATTGGCCTTAGTTATGTTGATAATTTTTATTTTATAAAAGGAGATATATTTTCAGATGATACAGTTTTTAAAATTAATTCGCTTGGGCCTTATAGCCTTATAATTAGCGATGCAGCTCCTAGAACTACTGGAAATAGACTTGTAGATACCAGTAATTCTTTTAACTTAAGTATGAAAATAATAGATTTATCGCTTGAAGTTTTACTTGAAAAAGGAAGTTTGCTTGTTAAGGTTTTTCAGGGGGGAGATGAAATGCAAATTTTTAAAAGATTTGAAAAATATTTTAAATTTGTAAAAAAAATTAGGCCCAAGGCTGTAAGGAAAAATTCTTTTGAAATTTATTTTTTAGGTAAAATTTTTGGTAAGTAA
- a CDS encoding octaprenyl-diphosphate synthase, whose amino-acid sequence MQNKLFLKNIEKNINNIFSTTNFLNLFKDKDLKFTFKIKKNTLDYIKAPAIEIINRGGKRIRPMIMVLLAYALGLREKNDKLIYQLSLLLELPHSGSLIIDDIEDNSLKRRGTPAIHLIYGIDNSINAGNLIYFLPAKLIEKSNLKENQKLLIYENFFTTLSNLHLGQGIDIKFHNESYIPSIKEYISLVELKTASLFGMASFLAAILTNNEDKAKKFYSTFLKLGVYFQIIDDIKNIKNKINGKDFGDDLLEGKKSLPIICFLQEKKFEPKIIAKLNQIKNIKNSRTRKEIFKLTNMINSSKSIRNSTIIALKYLNEFKNELNLYPLTNRYKNMLIDIVEQIKEGI is encoded by the coding sequence ATGCAAAATAAACTATTTTTAAAAAATATTGAAAAAAATATTAATAACATCTTCTCAACAACAAATTTTCTAAATTTATTCAAAGATAAAGATTTAAAGTTTACTTTTAAAATAAAAAAAAATACCCTTGATTATATTAAAGCACCGGCAATTGAAATTATTAATAGGGGTGGGAAACGAATAAGACCAATGATAATGGTCCTTCTAGCATACGCATTAGGCTTAAGAGAAAAAAATGACAAATTAATATATCAATTAAGTTTGCTACTTGAACTTCCTCATTCTGGAAGTTTAATTATTGATGACATTGAAGACAACTCGCTAAAAAGACGCGGCACACCAGCCATACATTTAATCTACGGAATAGATAACAGTATAAACGCTGGTAATTTAATTTATTTTTTACCAGCAAAATTAATAGAAAAATCAAATTTGAAAGAAAATCAAAAATTACTGATTTATGAAAATTTCTTTACAACTCTTTCAAATCTTCACCTGGGACAAGGAATTGATATTAAATTTCACAACGAATCATATATTCCAAGCATTAAAGAATATATTTCTTTAGTAGAATTAAAAACAGCTTCGCTTTTCGGAATGGCTAGCTTTCTAGCTGCAATACTTACAAATAATGAAGATAAAGCTAAAAAATTTTACAGTACATTTTTAAAACTTGGTGTTTATTTCCAAATAATAGATGATATCAAAAATATTAAAAATAAAATTAATGGTAAAGATTTCGGAGATGACTTACTTGAAGGGAAAAAAAGCTTACCAATAATTTGTTTTTTACAAGAAAAAAAATTTGAACCTAAAATTATTGCAAAACTTAATCAAATAAAAAATATCAAAAACTCCAGGACAAGAAAAGAAATATTTAAACTTACAAACATGATAAATTCATCAAAATCAATAAGAAACTCGACTATTATTGCTTTAAAATATTTAAACGAGTTTAAAAACGAACTGAATTTATATCCATTAACAAATAGATATAAAAATATGCTAATAGATATTGTCGAACAAATAAAAGAAGGAATTTAA
- a CDS encoding membrane protein, with amino-acid sequence MFGIFAQALVFSYLALGALYTERIGLLNVSIEGISYLSIFLTSFFIYFGYGIFMSTIFTLFISFLFGFFLSFLVKKNYDIFIAGIGINIFCYFFVDYLMKSNFNFIPSFTLNLFGNFEVIAFIVVFVVFLFITIYVISYSRIRAVFEFISSGNYEDILGEKISNRFKSFAIFVSIFTASLAGSFLAVNLNAYSYNLGLNNGWLAICILYIAFSKPLLIFPISFLVVFFEYQFFHTQEYINSYFSLSFPFYVAIIINILVSLFKKKDKY; translated from the coding sequence ATGTTTGGTATTTTTGCTCAGGCTCTTGTATTTTCGTATTTAGCACTTGGAGCTCTTTATACAGAGAGAATAGGGCTTTTGAATGTATCTATTGAAGGTATTTCTTATCTTTCTATATTCTTAACATCTTTTTTTATTTATTTTGGGTATGGAATTTTTATGTCAACCATTTTTACTCTTTTTATCAGCTTTTTGTTCGGATTTTTTTTATCTTTCCTTGTAAAGAAAAATTATGATATTTTTATAGCGGGAATAGGTATTAATATTTTTTGCTATTTTTTTGTTGATTATTTGATGAAGAGTAATTTTAATTTCATTCCAAGCTTTACCTTAAATTTATTTGGAAATTTTGAGGTTATTGCTTTTATTGTTGTTTTTGTTGTTTTTTTATTTATTACTATTTATGTTATAAGTTATTCAAGAATTAGGGCGGTTTTTGAATTTATCTCTTCGGGGAATTATGAAGATATTTTAGGTGAAAAAATAAGCAATCGGTTCAAATCTTTTGCAATTTTTGTATCAATTTTCACAGCAAGTCTTGCTGGTTCATTTCTTGCTGTAAATCTTAATGCTTACTCTTATAATTTAGGATTAAACAATGGCTGGCTTGCTATTTGCATTTTATATATTGCATTTTCAAAACCTTTATTAATTTTTCCGATTTCTTTTTTAGTAGTTTTTTTTGAATATCAGTTTTTTCATACTCAAGAATATATAAATTCTTATTTTTCCCTTTCTTTTCCATTTTATGTAGCAATAATAATAAATATATTGGTTTCGTTGTTTAAGAAAAAAGATAAATATTAG
- a CDS encoding membrane protein, producing MILFRNSFMAFIFSFLILSISYFFVDFFQFSYIKMISWRFILFLIMATGITTCAKSNSLNLGNEGQVYFGAFLVYIFSSFFGLTYFNFIYLIFLSSFFVGLLGLIPFCITFFFGLNGALTGLLISYGNQRLVDGFISNLLKIDSFSNQTKRINSLFDLDSSLIYLVLFGMSIWLFYVFMHKKTIYGLQLEILNNKKKIDIFFNINEFKYKFFAVFGSAFLNGLAGSMFVVFFKQYLFLGLTSGLGWSSLIVAVISGFNYIYVLFFSLFFSILIEFNNFLNINYDFKYEFIGLYQSVAIFLSLFLIKTRKK from the coding sequence ATGATCTTATTTAGAAATAGCTTTATGGCATTCATTTTTTCTTTTTTGATATTAAGTATCAGCTATTTTTTTGTTGATTTTTTTCAATTTTCTTATATTAAGATGATATCTTGGCGCTTTATTTTGTTTTTAATCATGGCTACTGGCATTACCACTTGTGCCAAGAGCAATTCATTAAATCTTGGCAATGAGGGTCAAGTTTATTTTGGAGCATTTTTAGTTTATATATTTTCAAGTTTTTTTGGATTAACATATTTTAATTTTATATATTTAATATTTTTGAGTTCTTTTTTTGTAGGACTTTTAGGACTTATTCCTTTTTGCATTACTTTTTTCTTTGGATTAAATGGAGCTTTAACGGGTCTTTTAATTTCTTATGGAAATCAAAGATTGGTAGATGGATTTATTTCAAATCTATTAAAAATAGATAGTTTTTCTAATCAGACAAAAAGAATTAATAGTTTGTTTGATTTAGATTCATCACTTATTTATTTGGTTTTATTTGGTATGTCAATTTGGCTTTTTTATGTTTTTATGCATAAAAAAACTATTTATGGTCTTCAGCTTGAAATATTAAACAATAAAAAAAAGATAGATATTTTTTTCAACATAAATGAATTTAAATATAAATTTTTTGCTGTATTTGGTAGTGCTTTTTTAAATGGCCTTGCAGGCTCTATGTTTGTAGTATTTTTTAAACAGTATTTGTTTTTAGGATTAACTTCAGGACTTGGTTGGAGTAGTTTAATTGTTGCTGTAATCTCAGGATTTAATTATATTTATGTATTATTTTTTAGTCTATTTTTTTCAATATTAATCGAATTTAATAATTTTCTTAATATAAACTATGATTTTAAGTATGAATTTATTGGTCTATATCAATCAGTTGCTATTTTTCTATCTTTGTTTTTGATTAAAACTAGGAAAAAGTAG
- a CDS encoding sugar ABC transporter ATP-binding protein, whose protein sequence is MVEFKNIVKYFPDIDKPILDSINLKIGEVKIFTVVGKNGEGKSTLAKIIAGLIEFDSGEILVNGVKQKNWNVDKAKNNGIYLVSQVPNLKMNLRVWEYLSIYWFGYAFFMPMNKSKTYKYYKWLMQFYNISFDLDKKIKDLNIKEIYFLLIIASLKENAKIIIFDESAAYFSQKEAQSFIKLLVLLKKSGIASFFITHSEIADAVKFSDEFIVLKDGKCFRTINKETILSKLESSSDRVFFTNINFNKFEKDSIRFNLFFEDFWKYDVSFSLSKRGVLGIIGEEAAIKTWEKLFLGELFFVGSIKIDGIRYERVNIFECKAGFLPLGIGNLFPDNSSILDNFLAKFMNFENKIFIRQSYVNKIKDFFKKKMEFYSKEEIYRILYSKSLAFSGGTLKKFALYREMYIAKSFLICFSPLSNLDHKSCNEMSVAIRNYSKEKPVLLFTSNLDELLLLSDNILAMKMGEVLLNVSREELSKEKLKELLFL, encoded by the coding sequence ATGGTAGAGTTTAAAAATATAGTTAAATATTTTCCAGACATTGATAAGCCTATTTTAGACAGCATTAATTTAAAGATCGGAGAAGTTAAGATTTTTACGGTAGTTGGTAAAAATGGAGAAGGAAAGAGCACTTTAGCTAAGATTATTGCCGGACTTATTGAATTTGATAGTGGTGAAATATTGGTAAATGGTGTTAAGCAAAAAAATTGGAATGTAGATAAGGCCAAAAATAATGGTATTTATCTTGTTTCTCAAGTCCCTAATTTGAAAATGAATTTAAGAGTATGGGAGTATTTGAGTATTTATTGGTTTGGTTATGCGTTTTTTATGCCAATGAATAAATCTAAGACCTATAAATATTATAAATGGCTTATGCAATTTTATAATATTTCTTTTGATTTAGATAAGAAAATTAAGGATTTAAATATTAAAGAGATTTATTTTTTGCTTATTATTGCTTCTCTTAAAGAGAATGCAAAAATAATTATATTTGATGAGAGCGCTGCTTATTTTTCCCAAAAAGAAGCACAATCTTTCATAAAATTGCTTGTATTGCTTAAAAAATCAGGCATCGCTTCTTTTTTTATTACTCACAGTGAAATCGCAGATGCTGTAAAATTTAGTGATGAGTTTATTGTTTTAAAAGATGGAAAGTGTTTTAGGACAATAAACAAAGAAACAATATTGAGCAAACTTGAATCATCTAGTGATAGAGTCTTTTTTACAAATATTAATTTTAATAAATTTGAAAAGGATTCTATTCGATTTAATCTATTTTTTGAAGATTTTTGGAAATATGATGTTAGTTTTTCTTTAAGTAAAAGAGGTGTTTTAGGAATAATTGGCGAGGAAGCTGCAATTAAAACGTGGGAAAAATTATTCTTAGGAGAGCTTTTTTTTGTTGGAAGCATTAAAATTGATGGCATTAGATATGAGCGAGTAAATATTTTTGAGTGTAAAGCTGGATTTTTACCCTTAGGTATTGGCAATTTATTTCCCGATAATAGTAGCATATTGGATAATTTTTTAGCTAAATTTATGAATTTTGAAAATAAAATTTTTATTAGACAGTCTTATGTTAATAAGATTAAAGATTTTTTTAAAAAAAAAATGGAATTTTATAGTAAAGAGGAAATATATAGAATTCTTTATTCCAAATCTTTAGCGTTTTCTGGAGGAACTTTGAAGAAGTTTGCTCTTTACAGAGAAATGTATATTGCAAAAAGTTTTTTAATTTGTTTTTCCCCTTTAAGTAATTTAGATCACAAATCTTGTAATGAAATGTCTGTTGCTATTCGTAATTATTCAAAAGAAAAGCCAGTTCTTTTATTTACTTCCAATTTGGATGAATTACTTTTGCTATCCGACAACATTTTAGCAATGAAAATGGGAGAAGTTCTATTAAATGTATCTAGAGAAGAGCTGAGTAAAGAAAAATTAAAGGAATTGCTATTTTTATGA
- a CDS encoding peptidoglycan-binding protein LysM, translated as MNKKNKLISMLCIVVAISFIACKTPPEARESENAKIAQPNNKNFQLRDIKDIKNELIRERGHLFYSKEFNEAERLEETMKENFSKKKVKEGNEIALKILERYKTIIKETKEKKEKTNYLKENIEKYLNDAEANEAYVWIPLEIDEVNNLYFEATRKYKNYDLDNSLDMYSKAFNRAQQAAKNAKEAKALKETDERMYKQLKALEAASNLPIYSNNKLIKPSPWNGRAFIKERNGHLNLLNINESIYLLGKTETPIVLAYEEKAEIAKNSQSQEQFKTLELIERSRKLWEEGVEAKNVKNFRLANELFLESARYLEAYQSNASSELYIIKIGNTLWGISKKLYNDPYLWPKIWFANRQKIQNPDLIHSNWKIIIPAK; from the coding sequence ATGAATAAAAAGAATAAATTAATATCAATGCTATGCATTGTAGTAGCAATCTCTTTTATCGCATGCAAAACGCCTCCGGAAGCAAGAGAGAGTGAAAATGCTAAAATTGCACAGCCAAATAATAAAAATTTTCAATTAAGAGATATAAAAGATATTAAAAATGAACTAATAAGAGAGAGGGGGCATCTTTTTTATTCTAAAGAGTTCAATGAAGCTGAAAGATTAGAAGAAACAATGAAAGAAAATTTTTCTAAAAAAAAGGTAAAAGAAGGAAACGAAATTGCACTAAAAATACTTGAAAGATACAAAACAATAATTAAAGAAACAAAAGAAAAAAAAGAAAAGACAAATTACCTTAAAGAAAACATTGAAAAGTATTTAAACGATGCAGAAGCAAATGAGGCATATGTATGGATTCCATTGGAAATCGACGAAGTAAATAACTTATATTTTGAAGCAACAAGAAAATACAAAAATTACGATCTTGACAATTCCCTTGACATGTATAGCAAAGCATTCAACAGGGCACAACAAGCAGCAAAAAATGCTAAAGAAGCTAAGGCCTTAAAAGAAACAGATGAAAGAATGTATAAGCAATTAAAGGCACTTGAAGCGGCTTCAAACCTGCCAATTTATAGCAACAATAAGCTTATCAAGCCATCACCATGGAATGGAAGAGCATTTATTAAAGAAAGAAACGGTCACTTAAATCTTTTAAACATTAATGAAAGCATTTATCTTCTAGGAAAAACAGAAACTCCAATAGTACTTGCGTACGAAGAAAAAGCAGAAATAGCAAAAAACTCTCAATCTCAAGAGCAATTTAAAACACTAGAACTTATTGAACGATCTAGAAAATTGTGGGAAGAAGGAGTTGAGGCTAAAAATGTTAAAAATTTTCGACTTGCCAATGAATTATTTTTAGAATCTGCAAGGTACTTAGAAGCTTACCAAAGCAATGCAAGCAGCGAGCTTTATATAATAAAAATAGGTAACACCTTATGGGGCATTTCTAAAAAATTATATAACGATCCTTACTTATGGCCAAAAATTTGGTTTGCTAATAGACAAAAAATACAAAATCCAGACCTAATACATTCTAACTGGAAAATAATAATTCCTGCCAAATAG
- a CDS encoding membrane protein — protein MKRIFLFLFISFYLFGFEDSSLKIGIDDVYVEAHEEGFHLFIRKKPSIKSVILTESFEIPDKKKDVATYSFRTLSYNKVNGDEIRILNGRVIRNKELLSLTSSTPVPNKKFGEAFHILIPKKLKYGFPNFSTRSGEIDLEVLKSKKEPFWFSIRSFEKKYNDYLGKYQDNAYELFFKDTQNQGKIEFNKLRDTFTKFSDEVVIANNGIDVVDKIKKILKDSEDSVYDLDLVLVIDTTDSMKSNIEILKEHLFSIIEPQLQKFKSYRIGLVFYKDYLEDFLTKAFDFNTIPYLNNILKHVNVGGGGDYPEAVFEGIDAAVTQFDWRAERRFVIVIGDAPPHEYPRGSVVYKDVINSAKEKDITIYGIIFQ, from the coding sequence ATGAAGAGAATTTTCTTATTTCTTTTTATTAGCTTTTATTTGTTTGGATTTGAAGATAGTTCTTTGAAAATTGGTATTGATGATGTTTATGTTGAGGCCCATGAAGAAGGATTTCATCTTTTTATTAGAAAAAAACCCTCAATCAAATCAGTAATATTGACAGAGTCTTTTGAAATTCCTGATAAGAAAAAAGATGTGGCTACTTATTCATTCCGCACATTAAGTTATAATAAGGTTAATGGGGATGAAATTCGAATTTTAAATGGAAGAGTTATTAGAAATAAAGAACTCTTATCATTGACATCTTCCACCCCTGTTCCTAATAAGAAATTTGGAGAAGCTTTTCATATATTGATTCCAAAAAAATTAAAATATGGATTTCCAAATTTTTCAACAAGAAGCGGTGAAATTGATTTAGAGGTGTTAAAAAGCAAAAAAGAGCCTTTTTGGTTTTCTATAAGATCTTTTGAGAAAAAATATAATGATTATTTAGGTAAGTACCAAGACAATGCTTATGAATTATTTTTCAAGGATACTCAAAATCAAGGAAAAATTGAATTTAATAAATTAAGAGACACCTTTACAAAGTTTTCAGATGAGGTTGTTATTGCCAATAATGGCATTGATGTTGTTGATAAAATAAAAAAAATTTTAAAAGACTCAGAAGATTCAGTTTATGACTTAGATCTGGTGCTTGTTATTGATACTACTGATAGCATGAAAAGTAATATTGAGATTTTAAAAGAACATTTGTTTTCAATAATAGAACCCCAACTGCAAAAATTTAAATCCTATAGAATAGGGCTTGTTTTTTACAAAGATTATCTTGAAGATTTTTTAACCAAGGCTTTTGATTTTAATACTATTCCCTATTTAAACAATATTCTTAAACATGTTAATGTTGGTGGTGGTGGGGATTATCCAGAAGCTGTTTTTGAAGGGATTGATGCTGCTGTAACTCAGTTTGATTGGCGGGCAGAAAGAAGATTTGTTATAGTTATAGGGGATGCTCCCCCACATGAGTATCCAAGAGGATCTGTTGTTTATAAAGACGTTATCAATTCTGCAAAGGAAAAAGATATTACAATTTATGGAATAATATTTCAGTAA